From the Papaver somniferum cultivar HN1 chromosome 2, ASM357369v1, whole genome shotgun sequence genome, the window TAACAACTCAATAAACATTTTTCCTTGAGCAATTTTTGTATAGTCAGAGTAACACAATACAAAAAAATCTTGCATGCTatgacaccaagagagagtttctttccaacaactcttacagcTTCCAGTATTGAGAGAAACCCAAAAaactgtttttacaagtttttcaaagaacttaAAAATAGCACAAGATAATTTGTGTTCTTGATTTCTTCGTTTCCAACTTATAACACCCAGTCTCTGCAGATAATGTTTAGTACTGcacagggaaactcttttgataaacggAGACATCCTGACTTTCTCATAAGAGAGGGCAGTATTATTATCTTGAGAAGATGTATCAGGGTTTGACTGATGAACAGAGTCAAGTTCGGAGAAGGAACTGACTGATAGATGAGGTTTGGATACTTATTGTATTATATCCAATTTGTCTGAGACACATGAGACAGAGGAAATACCCTTACTGATAAGaacatcaatatcaacctcaacatgaatattattcatcataacttgatttagcttatcAAAAGATTCTTGCTCCTTCtggagatataactcaacatcaagagacaaGCTCTCAAGCCTTttctcaagccctgaaaacacttctagGGATTTTAAACCCGGTAGAGGTTcaaatagaatttcttctacagattttaccAAATCAGTCATTGAAGAGAATTCTGAGATccttggatctggtggtgcatttattgagatagcaattctgtccatatagtcagatcgctacaaccacagacttatgaggtcttaaacgtgtctgcctgctctgataacaggtctaacaaccacacccaatattttgcttagcaatatgtatggacaaatccaatataattccaaaagaatcaactagacattctgactcaatcaatggaaatgaaTCCAAGACTTTGTATctgatttctcaattcaatccgcagtcaaacaaataggaatttgctagCCCGATtgtatataagaaataacttggatggtatcaaaagccaatatccaagtgtcaatcaatttaatcaacaaccaaagtttggattcacaattgattgaacttacgcacaacctgtgatatttcaattatataaacaaatataatgcggaaaagaaataacacagacaccagaaattttgttaacgaggaaaccgcaaatgcagaaaaaccccgggacctattccatatttgaacaccacactgtattaagccgctacagacactagcctactccaagttaacttcggactggaatgtagttgaccctaaccaatctcacactgatcaaggtacagttgcgctccttacgtctctgaatcccagcaggactctacgcacttgattcccttagatgatcttaccataaataagagttgctacgacccaaaggcgaagacttgataaaccaatctgtctcacacagaaaagtctattgaataggtaaatttgtctcccacagataaacctatgagctttgttccatcttttgataaatcaaggtgaacatgaatcaattgatataccggacttatattcccgaagaacaacctagaaatattaatcacctcacaataatcttaatcgtatggtagcgaaacaagatattatggaatcacaaacgataagacgaagatgtttgtgactactttttatcttgcctaccggagaatcactctcgagaaaatcttagaaaagatattgCTCAATATGATATAatagggcaagatcagaacacgcaactacatagaaaatagttgggtctggattcacaatcctaatgaagtctttaagtcgttaacctacagggtttcgtgaaaaacctaagcttaaaggagaacagactctagtcgtaactagtatcacacatgaggtgtggggattagttttcccagttgctagagttctcctttatatagtcttcaaattagggttttcaatcaatgttaccttggtaacaaagcattcaatattcaccgttagatggaaacctgattagactcaagctaatatctttcaaccgttagatcgaacttagcttattacacacaaatgaaaagtgacttcatttagatatgagtaaccgtacttaaacgtgtgcaccttgttggctcaacaatagttaactgaagttagccatatgaacacttttatatcaaccatattcatcttaaccataactagttcaaatgactcaaatgaaactatttctagagttgttcaattgtttatattctcatagaagtatacaagacacaattgaaataaaatcgattttcattcactcgaatcaagtcatgaacattatagccacggtttgcaaaagattgcattcctattatttaaatgttttagttcatggacaaaccgattttagaacattatccacttagttatgcatacgggtacgagtctacatcaaatgacagtctcacacaaatcatgtaagatgttaccaggcgatctTTACATGATCAGCTTTTGACTTTCgtaaagaatataagatgaacttggtttaagcgaaagcttaccaacacatatttcgagaaatatgtaagcgagttaaactcagctcgaaatatcaaatgtgtataattgaagtctatatagatatacgacttttgtctcaaataggatatagagtagatagacttttgagtgatagatgagttcaagtcttcacataccttttgttgatgaagttccacaagatccccgtagtagttcttcgtcttcaatcgatgaacaccgtgaagtctaaagctcagctacactttctatcctaatccgagacttagatataagtagactagaaatcacttATAGTttcggcaactaaacttgacaacaagcttgagatagcaacacttgcgagttcgaccgaccagtgctctaacaggtcTAAACCCTATGGAGATAGGAATTCTAAGTTAGCTAacctgaagaaaaacaaaagtaaTACATACATAAATAAAATCTCTCCCTACGGGATTCACCCGTGGAGGTAGGCACAACTTTccaaaccacgttaaattctttgtctctttttatcttctttatttcgTTTTTTTATCCctcccatcatcatcatcaaatcaatcgtgtttagtGCTAAAAGTAATTATAGGTCAAACATTGGCGCTGACTAAGGGAAATCGTGTATTGTCATTGAGAAAATTGTGGAAGAACTCATGCATTGATTCTATGAAAAAATCAGCAGATTAAAAACAGGTTATGGTTGAAGAGAAAAGTGTGGAAGAAATCATGCACGGATTCTCTGCaaaaatcagcaaataaaaaaattatggttGAAGAAAGCATTGCGAcagttgaagaaaccgttgcgaatagttgaagaaactgttgcgaaaccaGTAAAAAAAATTGTTGCGAATACTCTGACAAAAAGCAACAGAAATAAGTGTGGCATACGTGACCAAACCACCTTCCCCCGAGCCAAGCCGGTCAAGACCGAGCCAAGCTGTTCAAATCCTAAAGAAAGCAGCCGGTAATTAGCTGGTCCAACCAGGTCCAGCAAATACGGTTCTAATGGTCTGGTTCAGTCATTGTCCAACCGGTTCAGTAGTGGTTCAACCAAACGAGACCAATTCGGTCCAACCAGTTCATTAGACCTTCCGCATCAGCATACACTCAGCGATCTTCTACATTGGCATCCAGTCAGCTGAGTCTGGCTCGAGTCACGTGATTCGCCGATACAATTCACTATTTTGTTTCTTCGATATCTTCTTCGTTTTGAGTcagaattaagtgatttttggctctttGTGATGgcctttcaattccctacaacacggAGACAAAAATTCATGTGTTTGAAAAAATATTATgcgcacttggagcagcaacataatcgagttcgaggtttgtggatagcgacatgatcgagttcgaggttcgtggatagtgACATGACCGAGTTCGAGATGcagattgcttagacccttcaaatTTTAGCctaaagcacctaaagcctcacctttcacGTGAGCACTAAAGTCTAACTTTTATCGTAAGCATAAAATCTTGCCTTGCACGAGGGTATAAAGACTTGCACCTATGCAAGCACAAAGTCTCGTCTCGACCACGAGCTCGACGCCtaatattggtccaaagactcgtactcgaCACAAGCAACATGTCAGCCTACCCGAGCAGCGAGCACTACATCcatgttacgttgcgagcaaaaagccttgccacagccgcaagcacactacatcccactcaagactcgactagctcgaGATcatcaagtccaccacgtggcaaaaagttcTGCCTAGCATGTGAGCAAATTTATTATAGGCTACCACAGTTGGGGACCTATTTATAATATATTTCCAAACACTTTGAGGAGATTTACGTCATTGACGATCGAtgcagaagaaaaaaacaaacatcttaacccccaacaacttggaggttaagagggggcgatgtttgtaccatctATAAAATAGACGAAAAACCCGCCAATCAGACCCGCTTATCCCGTGAAAGCAGATTTCAGAAGTTTCCACATGTCTTATTGCACAAGTTGCTTGCATATGAAATTTATATTAGAATTAGGGTATatataaactatataaatatatGGGCCTAAACCCTACGGAGATAGAAATTCTAAGTTACCTAACCCGAAGAAAAACAAATGTAATACATACATCAATAAATTCTCTCCCTTCGGGATTCGTCCGTGGAGATAGGcacaacttgccgaaccacgttaaattctttgtctccttttattcttcttcaattcGTTTTATAGCCCtaattctcatcatcatcatcacatcaatcatgtttagtgcctaaaagtaatttttaGGTATAAACAGTACCTATATGAAGTAACTTATAGGAAGTTTCCAGGGAAAACAAGAGAAGTGCCCTGTTTTCCCCTATTTGGTGTGTACGATTTCAAGTTTTCAACACTAACACTATGTATACTTCACCTGTTCACGCGTTCTGTCCTTGCTACAAAGGCAAACGGCTATGTTTTCAGAAATCCGTATAATGCATAAAAAGGTAAAATAAAAGATGCCAAACAATCAACAAAAGCTAGTACAGAACTTTACCTTGACTTCCTGACGACTGAAAGTAGTTTTCAACAATTAGGACTTACTAGAGATATATGGAAAACTTTGGAGAAAATCCAAGCTCTTTTGATGCATCAATATGTTTAGGTACTTAAATTCAATCAAGTTATCGAGATAACGAACAGTACCAACTGGCCTGGACACTTCATTGCACTTGCTGATAGGAGCGCTTAAGCAGAAGCTTTTTAGACTAGGAATCTTTGAATCGTTCTTGCTGTCAAACGGGACGCCAACCTCCCAATTAAATCAGCTGGTAGAAGGAGCATTCTCTGTTGAGACTCTTGTGAGAGTTGTTCATAAACAATTTATTGTAAGGTTAATCACTAGTTGGAAGAGTGAAGTGTTACATATTCAACTCCCAAGTATATTCCACACGAGCTCAATTTATTATATTGCAAGGAAGCGTGAGAAGCTCATTTTAGATTAGACTCCAAGTAAAAGAAACTAATTGTGCTTTTTATCAGCTTTCGATAAGAAACAGTAATTCTCTATTAGAAACCTCTTCTTACCTCCAAAAGAATAGAAAAGATGGGTAGAAGTTCCTGAGCAGATTCTAGTTGATTAAGAACAAGTTTTCCCTCCTCACTGGATGTTCTCTAATTCACGTAAGCGTTGGCATCTTCCACTCTCTGTTGGGGAAAAAAAGTCATTTAACAAAGAATGGTATTTAATTTAACCTTTTCTTTCAGAGTTGGAAAAGTTGAAGCAACAGTTCAGAGATAAATGAAAAAGGTTTATTTTACCGTGTTTTAATTCTGATTCTTTTGAAATCCGGATAACAACTGCACAAGTTGACGCAAGTTTCTCAAGTTGATAATATCTTCGTTGCTCAATGAGATTGATAAAAATGGAGAAGCAAATGGCAGCCTTGACGCAACAACAGCGGTAACAGACTGCAACGCTGCTAACTAGTTGAAAACTTAACTAGGTATAACTTGTCAAAAAGGATGATCCGGATAGAGTGAATATTTCAACTTCTCACCCGCAGTATTATCGATGGCGACCATATTAATCAGCGATGCCATCTTGAAACCCtattcattatcatcatcatcgccatcatcaagtgttgatGAACAATCTGACGTCAATATCTCTTCTTATGGATCAGTAATTCCACTCACAGTCTTTGATATGGTTACTCATAATTGTCATATTGGTATTCTTTTTGTATTTAAACCACCAATACCATCCAACCAAGTTCTGAAAGATGCACTCTCGAAAGTTCTTGTTCACTACCCACACTTGGCTGGAAGGTTTATAACTGATAATATGGGTCGAACATGTATAATTCTTAACAACGCTGGCGTTAGCATGACCGAAACTTACACCCCTACCACACTAGCCGGACAAGTCCCGTTTGATACATCAAAAGACAATAGTCATCTTCTTCCATCTGTTAAAGGAGTTGGTGAAGAGCTGTGTCAAATTCAACTCAATCGCTATGCATGCGATGGTCTAGTTTTGGCATCACTTTTCATCTTCGTGTTGCTGATGGTCAGTCCATCATGAGCTCTTTCTTGGTTTCATGGTCTAGAATGGTACGTGGTCTCGACATAGAATTATTTCCTTGTCATGATCGACTTCATGTTTCTCAACCAAGAAGCCCACCTAAAGTTGAGTTTGATCATGGTTCAATTGAGTTCAGAAAGACTATTATTGTTAATAATCTTGACACTACTACCCCAGTCTCTTCGTCCTCGGTTGAAACTGTGATCATCAATTACTCGGCTGAATTCATGAACAGGCTTAAAGCTATGGTCTCTAATAACGCACATCAAAGTTACAGCACTTTTGAGTGTTTGCTTTCTCATGTATGGAAAAAAGTAACTCAAGTGAGAGGACTTGACCCAGAAGAGACAAGTCAAGTGAGAATATCAGTAAATGGAAGACCGAGAATATCTGAGCCAGCAGTAAACATGGAGTATTTCGGCAATTTAGTACTTTGGGCTTATCCAAGATTGAAGGTGAGGGAACTATTGAATGAGAGCTATGCAGATATTGCCAGAGTGATCCATCACGAAGTGAATCGCGTCAATAATAGGTATTTTAAATCATTCATCGATTTTGGAGCGACAATAGATCAAGAGGGTGGAAATGGTAATGAAACTGACGAGCTGCAACAGACTACACCCGAATTTGGAAGCACTCTGTGTCCAGATTTGGAAGTAGACAGTTGGTTGAGGTTTCGTTTTCATGATATTGATTGATTTTGGTGGCGGAAGTCCTTGTAGGGTAATTCCACCTAATAGCCCATTCGAAGGGTTGGTGGTTTTTATTCCTGCAGGCGTTGAAGATGGTGGGGTGGATGTAAAATTCACTCTTTTCGCTGAACATGTTCCTCTATTTAAGAAGATTGCTCATTCCGTCGATGGCATATTCTACCCGGACAAGATTGTAATATGACTTATTGTGTTTGCTTCTTCTTTTATTGTTTGTTTATGTCGTGGTATATTTCAGTCAGTAATGACTATACGAGGTTACCTACAGGATGTTGCCAGGGAATACAAGAGAAGTGCTCTATTTCCCCTTGTTTAGTGTGCACGATTTCAAGTTTTCAACACTATCTATTTCACCTGAAATAGAGATAAGTGCTCTGTTTTCCCTTGCTACAAACGCAAACGGCTAAGTTTTCAGAAATCCATATGTATAAAAATTATAGATCTTCTGCTGATGAGATGCAGAACAATCAACAAAAGCTAGTACACAACTTTACCTCGACTTCCTGGCTTCTGAACCTAGTTTTCAACAATTAGGACCAAATAGAGATATGGAAAATTTTGGAGAAAATCCAAGCTCTTTTGATATATCCATAAGTTTTAGGTACTTAAACTCGTTCAAGTTATCAAGTCGCAGAGATACGAAACGGTACCAACTGTATACTTCATTGCACTTGTTGACAGAATGAATATGAGCTCTTGGGCAGAAGCTTTTTAGACGAGGAATCTTTGAATCGTTCTTGCAGTGAAACGGGACGCCAACCTCCCAGCCAAATCAGCTGGTAGAAGGAGCATTCTCTGTTGAGACTCTTGAGGAAgctgttcaagaacaatttattgtaaGGTTAATTACTAGTTGGAAGAGTGAAGTGTTAAATATTCAACTTCCAAATATATTTCAAACGAGCTCATTTATTCTATTGCAAGGAAGCATGAGAAGCTCATTTTAGATTAGACTCCCAGTAAAAGAAACTAACTGTGGTTTATTAGCAACCTCTTCCTACCTCCAAAAGAATAAAAAGGATAGGTAAAAGTTCCTGAGCAGATTCTAGTTGATTAAGAACAAGTAATCCCTCCTCACTGGAAGTTCTCTGATTCATGTAAGTGCTGGCATCTTCCGCTCCCTGTTGGAAAAAAAAAGGCATTTAACAAAAATGGTATTTGACCTTTTGTTTCGGAGTTGGAAACGCTCAAGCAACAGTACAGAGATAAATGAAAAAAGTTTATCTTACCGTGCTTTGGTTCTGATTCTTTTGAAATCCGGATAACAACTGCACGAGTTGACGCAAGTTTCTCAAGTTGATAATATCTTCGTTGCTCAATGAGATTGATAAAAATGGAGAGGCAAATGGCAGCCTTGACGCAGCAGCGGATGTAACAGACTGCAAGGCTGCTAACCCAAGTGAATCCAGACCCTGTTTTTATTTGAAACCAAACAAATACAGTAAATAAAAAATctaagaagaaaaacaacagaTTTCAGTTTAGCAGGAAAAGTTGTTACATTGACCTAAGGTCTTATATATGCAAATTTGGTAAGCTGACTTGTAGAAATATTATGCGCCCTTGTGCAAACCCACTGTGACAGCCAGGCTCTGGTATAATTGTTATGAGTCAGACAATGAGCCGACCCTGTTTAAGGGTTTGTCCCAACTTTACCCTTGTGGGCTCATGTTATGGTAACCATGTTCGCAGTCCACCAGTGAGATTCTCAGATTTTCTATACAACCTTATTCTAGAGAGTCACTGGTCTATACCTTTGCCAGCTCCTGAAGAAGTGTTTCCCTCACAAATTCGCCCTGTGGTAGTTATCAAACAGCAAATGTATTATATAATGTAATTTGGTGAATTTAGTTAGTCAATCAAACTGCGAAATCAGTGTAGtggcttttttctttttcttttttttatcgaTAATGAAAATAAATCAGTGTAAGTTGTTAGTACCTTTTCAGTCAGCGTAAAGGAAAGGACCTGCTTAATCACCACCCTGGAATCAGTGTCCTCCCCTCCTCCTCCAGTCAAAGCATTCTCTGTTTTTGCGCGAAGAGACTGCCGTCACAGAAAACAAAGACAAATAAATGTACGAGCGGATTAGGCTTCCAACCCTAGGTGAACCTTGCATAAACTAGGAGTAGTAGTTGCTATTCTTTTAGCCTCATAAGAAGATAATCCAGAAACTGTATCTGTGTGATAATGTATGTTTGTGAACAAGAGGCACACCGAAGGAGAAACCCGAaataagcaagaaatcgaagataaCAGGAAACCTCACCTCAGTTAATAGAGACTCTAACCGATCAATCCTGAACACGCCATCCTGGTAAAAGAACACATCAAAACTATGATGTGAGGCGAACTGAAAAAGTATATCATGGACTGTTGATTGGGATAGACTGCAAAATCTTAGACATCAATAGATTTACCTCATAAAGAAGAGCTTGCAAAGAGGACCTGAGTTGCGGTGAGCTGTCGGTGAGGACTTTTCTTGCAATCCATGGATATGAACTACTCAAGACTTTGTAATTTGGATTGAAACTTACTGCAATACCCTCTAACACGGCAAGGCTGAGATACCATAGATAAATGCTAAGGTAAGACTTGGATGAGAAAAGTTAAAGCATTAACAACTCAGTTAAGAAATAACAATAGGCAGACTGTTCTCAAGGACACCTAAAAAGCTAGAGCAATTCATGAGACATGGTATATCTTTGCCTCAATATAAAACTACTACCTTCGAATGACAAGAGAAAAATATGAAGGTATCTGAAATTTAAACTTGTACCTGAAAAATAAGAGTTGAAAACAAAGTCAAAACAAACCAATACAAGTGCAAGAAGGAGATAAACTTGGATGAGATACTGAAAAAGAATATAATTGGAAAAGAGTCCGTATTAATAGTGTATCAAACTAAAGAACATTAGGATGCCTCCACCAAATTTAAATCATTAAATCACAATCAAGTCTTAGCAGAAAAAACACATACATAGTGCGTCCCAGATTTCCTGAAAGATCTCCAAAACTTATATTGCGGACGCCTCTGTTGACAGCATTCTCGAAGACCCCTACAATGAGAAATAAGCAGAAACAATTATATAACAAGAACGATAAGGAAAACTAAAGAAAGGGCCCTCCGAAATTATAACATCGGCAGCTTTGAAAACCTTATGTGGTTGAATTACATGATTAGTAATGGGAACTGTGCAAGACCTAAGGAAATCTGGTGAATGAGAACCTGTTAAAGCTTTTGTGACCTCATCCTTTTGTGCAGTTGCAGGAAGAAGTCTGCAGAAGATGATGGTGCACCATTAACATTACTGTGTTCATTTTTGAATGAATTCGTGACATAAGTCACTCGGGAGTTTAATGATTCCATACCCGAGAGTGACGAAGTCCTTAGCCAACGCATTGAAATCACGGTTGACGAGATGGAGACAGGCCTCAATAAATCCATCTCGTAATTCTTGCCTAAATTCACCCATCATACCGAAATCTGGTGAAGGAATCAAttagttaatatttttgtgttagAGTCAAAACTGGAATTATTCGTTTCCAGCATGGTAAAATCTTCATCGTAACTTCATAAGAGATGTAAAATGCACATTAGAAATAAGAAACATGAACAGAATCTAAAAATTAGctctacaaaaataaacaaaatataatgcggactcTACTAGAGTTCACTAATAGTAGAAGAACTTATAGGATATTTCACTTGGAAAACATATGCTAGTGTATCCACAAGGGGGCAGGTGAAAAAATTGTTCAGGAGGTTTTTCAGAGATAGATCCGATTCCACAAGAATGTATCGCCCATACAACTTCGAATGGGATGAACCGCATGCAGGGAAAACTTTCTGCATGGATTTAGGAGATTTAGCAGAAAGACCATCTGGCACCACAAAGTAGATATGATTGGGTGGGTGATTGTTTACAAGAAATGAAGCTGGTACTTATCAATTGCAAGGTTCAGCCCTAGACCCTACTTAAGATACTttgatcttcaacaacagcaacagaggTGCATATGTTATTTTTCGAAGAATATTTCTTAGTACTTCCAGTTTCCGAAACTAGATTTTGTGCATCATTAGGAAAGCATACCCAAATAAGCCAGCTTTCCATCATATGTTCGTAGAAGGTTTCCAGGGTGAGGATCTGCATGATAGAACCCATATTCTAGAAGTTGAGAAAGTGAGCAATACACTCCTACCTGTGAAGCACCAGAACATTGAAAAGGACAGTTAGTTGTAGGTTTTTCTCATAATAAAGATGTAAAGAAGATATGTTAAAGTTAATTGACCTCTATCAGGTAAAGATCCTTCACTTCGGACAATCTTCTTCCCtacagacaaaaataaataacatgagcAAGAAATGGTGTCTGGATTTTTTTTAAGTACAATGCAGAATCAGACAGTAAAAAGATAGGAGCCCAAAAAGTACCTCAACCCATTCCATAACAAGGACACGGCGGCTAGTTTGCTCCACGTACATATTTGGTACAAAAACATCTTTTAGGCTTCCATATAGCTGTCTAGTgcaagaaaggaaaagaaaatagtTTATCATACGGTAGATATTCTGATTCAACAATATATGACGAGCAAAATAAAATGTAAAAGGTTGAAAACTTAACTAGGTATAACTTGTCAAAAAGGATGATCCGGATAGAGTGAGAAAAACAAAAGGTAACCTCAGAGAAGAAAAGACGGGagagttcaaaaataaaaaaagatggaTCGTGCGAAGGAGCAGCATGAGTTCACAAGATTAAAGTCATTGGATTATATGAATAACTATTCACTTGGAAAATATTCCCAAGGAGATATGTCCCAGAAAATGTCTAGTCGTGTGTGGAAGACTAACAAGTAGTCACAAGAAACGGCAAATGACAACTCCGAACAAAAGAGACACTCTTAATGCTCTTAAGCCAGATGCAACCTTGACATAGTCCTACCTAAACTTTACTCCATTCTTTGCTTCTTCCCTGTAATCCAGCTCCTGCATTCAATGTAATTACCTGTATTCAATGTGAAGTTCTGAGAATACGCCTCTCAAGGGAAGAATGAAAAGGTAACAGAAATTTATGCACTCTGAAACCAGAATACAGTTGAAGAAAAAGGGGACGTGTAACTTTGATCGAATTGAAATTAAAGGAGGTGATGTATTCAAATACCCGGAAAAGACTCGATGCCCATTCATCTACTAAGGCCTGCAAatcaagagataaatcatttcaggTTTATTGGATACTAGAAATCGTGACGTATACTGAAGAGATTGTTACTT encodes:
- the LOC113347450 gene encoding uncharacterized aarF domain-containing protein kinase At1g71810, chloroplastic-like is translated as MSILLPPSSSNFPANFKSIPSPKSTPQLILLQSNHSIFISRRIPSIYRFRSSKNPPISAVNQDVDTFTKYSGYIFDENNDNSEAEIILEYNPSKISSIYRKKPFLLLRRLLQVGSTLGRWFLLRYVDKVTQRSDSMFKVRAAELRKILVELGPAFVKIAQAVSSRADVIPPEYLDELSLLQDRITPFSSEVAFGTMEKDLGLPIERLFSAISPEPIAAASLGQVYKAKLRQSGQVVAVKVQRPGVQAAITLDIFILRFLAGLVRTVGKFNTDLPALVDEWASSLFRELDYREEAKNGVKFRQLYGSLKDVFVPNMYVEQTSRRVLVMEWVEGRRLSEVKDLYLIEVGVYCSLSQLLEYGFYHADPHPGNLLRTYDGKLAYLDFGMMGEFRQELRDGFIEACLHLVNRDFNALAKDFVTLGLLPATAQKDEVTKALTGVFENAVNRGVRNISFGDLSGNLGRTMYKFKFQIPSYFSLVIRSLAVLEGIAVSFNPNYKVLSSSYPWIARKVLTDSSPQLRSSLQALLYEDGVFRIDRLESLLTESLRAKTENALTGGGGEDTDSRVVIKQVLSFTLTEKGEFVRETLLQELAKGLDSLGLAALQSVTSAAASRLPFASPFLSISLSNEDIINLRNLRQLVQLLSGFQKNQNQSTGAEDASTYMNQRTSSEEGLLVLNQLESAQELLPILFILLELPQESQQRMLLLPADLAGRLASRFTARTIQRFLV